A section of the Nerophis ophidion isolate RoL-2023_Sa linkage group LG16, RoL_Noph_v1.0, whole genome shotgun sequence genome encodes:
- the LOC133534918 gene encoding SUZ domain-containing protein 1-like isoform X2, producing the protein MEDEEVAESWEEAADSGEIERRLEARLKKNQEAKKAISSSPVRTAIVIQDVSLPSVPPTQIRILKRPSNNGTAGIAASSTRPSQQMKSLAQREAEYAEARRRILGSASSEDTPPDNSCQDRSVRMTAQQASEPVRPNDYVIRQPTGPDGSSGFRLCR; encoded by the exons ATGGAGGATGAGGAGGTCGCGGAGagctgggaggaagccgcagaCAGCGGG GAAATAGAGAGAAGACTTGAAGCTCGGCTGAAAAAAAATCAGGAGGCAAA GAAGGCCATTTCAAGTTCACCAGTGAGAACTGCCATTGTAATCCAGGACGTATCTCTTCCCTCAGTACCGCCGACGCAAATTAGAATTTTAAAGCGTCCGTCAAACAACGGTACTGCAGGGATTGCCGCCTCCTCAACTCGGCCTTCCCAGCAGATGAAGTCTTTGGCGCAGCGTGAGGCGGAATATGCAGAAGCACGGCGGAGGATTCTGGGTAGTGCGTCATCAGAGGATACCCCTCCGGACAATTCATGCCAAGACAG GTCAGTGCGTATGACTGCTCAGCAAGCGTCGGAACCAGTTCGTCCCAACGATTACGTGATCCGCCAGCCAACCGGGCCTGACGGCAGCTCAGGCTTCCGGCTTTGCAGATAA
- the LOC133534918 gene encoding SUZ domain-containing protein 1-like isoform X1 has protein sequence MCPLPFTTTTRNDYASRLTRGQSSAQHREVPSSDSRKNGRNTWIRIEPKDAASRLLTCVDGKQLAGVEPKREAGDAALKWRMRRSRRAGRKPQTAGKAISSSPVRTAIVIQDVSLPSVPPTQIRILKRPSNNGTAGIAASSTRPSQQMKSLAQREAEYAEARRRILGSASSEDTPPDNSCQDRSVRMTAQQASEPVRPNDYVIRQPTGPDGSSGFRLCR, from the exons ATGTGCCCACTTCCATTCACCACAACAACAAGGAATGATTACGCTAGCAGGCTAACTCGCGGCCAGAGTTCGGCACAACACCGGGAAGTCCCCTCTTCAGACAGCCGGAAAAACGGACGAAATACTTGGATCAGGATCGAGCCAAAAGACGCTGCTTCCCGGCTCCTAACCTGCGTGGATGGGAAGCAGCTAGCTGGTGTTGAGCCGAAGAGGGAAGCAGGCGACGCGGCGTTAAAATGGAGGATGAGGAGGTCGCGGAGagctgggaggaagccgcagaCAGCGGG GAAGGCCATTTCAAGTTCACCAGTGAGAACTGCCATTGTAATCCAGGACGTATCTCTTCCCTCAGTACCGCCGACGCAAATTAGAATTTTAAAGCGTCCGTCAAACAACGGTACTGCAGGGATTGCCGCCTCCTCAACTCGGCCTTCCCAGCAGATGAAGTCTTTGGCGCAGCGTGAGGCGGAATATGCAGAAGCACGGCGGAGGATTCTGGGTAGTGCGTCATCAGAGGATACCCCTCCGGACAATTCATGCCAAGACAG GTCAGTGCGTATGACTGCTCAGCAAGCGTCGGAACCAGTTCGTCCCAACGATTACGTGATCCGCCAGCCAACCGGGCCTGACGGCAGCTCAGGCTTCCGGCTTTGCAGATAA